One Brienomyrus brachyistius isolate T26 chromosome 24, BBRACH_0.4, whole genome shotgun sequence DNA segment encodes these proteins:
- the LOC125720132 gene encoding ras-related protein Rab-38-like, whose protein sequence is MQNSHKERLYKVLVIGDLGVGKTSIIKRYVQQRFSGNYRATIGVDFALKVLSWGGETVRLQLWDIAGQERFGNMTRVYYRDAMGAFIIFDVTRRDTFEAVAKWKEDLDSKLTLSNGRRVSAVLLANKCDHGCELQSHDAARMEQFCRDSGFVGWFRTSAKDNININEAANCLVKHIIASERDVVKSTVPDIISPKLSAVKDSACSGCFKG, encoded by the exons ATGCAGAACAGCCACAAGGAGCGTCTCTACAAAGTGCTGGTGATCGGGGACCTAGGTGTGGGTAAGACGAGTATCATCAAGCGCTACGTTCAGCAGAGGTTCTCCGGCAACTACCGCGCTACCATCGGAGTGGACTTCGCGCTGAAGGTGCTCAGCTGGGGAGGGGAGACCGTCCGCCTGCAGCTGTGGGACATCGCCG GTCAGGAGCGTTTTGGAAACATGACCCGGGTTTACTACAGAGACGCCATGGGTGCATTTATCATCTTTGACGTGACCCGGCGTGATACATTTGAGGCGGTCGCCAAGTGGAAGGAGGACCTGGACTCCAAGCTCACCCTGTCAAACGGCAGGAGAGTCAGCGCCGTCCTCCTGGCCAACAAGTGCGACCACGGGTGTGAGCTGCAGAGTCACGACGCAGCCAGGATGGAGCAGTTCTGCAGGGACAGTGGCTTCGTGGGCTGGTTCAGGACATCAGCGAAG GACAACATCAACATAAATGAGGCAGCGAACTGTCTGGTGAAGCACATCATCGCCAGTGAGAGGGACGTGGTGAAATCGACCGTGCCTGACATCATCTCACCAAAGCTCAGTGCAGTGAAGGACAGCGCCTGCTCTGGCTGTTTTAAGGGGTGA